Proteins co-encoded in one Oreochromis aureus strain Israel breed Guangdong linkage group 3, ZZ_aureus, whole genome shotgun sequence genomic window:
- the LOC116333586 gene encoding thioredoxin-like, which translates to MVREVKNLEEFQSILKEAGDKLVVVDFTATWCGPCKQIAPLFAQMAADDENKNVIFLKVDVDEAEDVSSSCGINCMPTFHFYKNNQKVHEFSGANVVTLKEKVKELR; encoded by the exons ATGGTTCGCGAAGTGAAAAACCTG GAAGAGTTCCAGAGCATCCTGAAGGAAGCTGGAGACAAGCTGGTGGTGGTGGACTTCACAGCCACATGGTGCGGCCCCTGCAAACAGATTGCCCCACTGTTTGCT CAAATGGCGGCTGATGACGAGAACAAGAACGTGATTTTCCTGAAGGTGGACGTCGATGAGGCAGAG GATGTGAGCTCATCTTGTGGAATCAACTGCATGCCCACCTTCCACTTTTACAAGAATAACCAGAAG GTACACGAGTTCTCCGGTGCCAACGTAGTCACGCtaaaggaaaaagtaaaagagCTGAGATAA
- the LOC116333585 gene encoding prostaglandin reductase 1-like — MVKAKSWVMAKHFDGFPKKSDFGLKVEEFPEPKDGEVLLEAVFLSVDPYMRPFSKISMKEGDVMIGSQVAKVIQSKHPEFPVGSHVVSNSGWRTHTLSDGTGLTPILPEWPKDMSLSLALGAIGMPGLTAVYGIEEVLGLQKGETLLVNAAAGAVGSVVGQIAKIKGCKVVGSAGSDAKVAYLKELGFDEVFNYKTVGSLEEALRKASPEGYDCFFENVGGPSSFVALQQMKNFGRIAVCGSISTYNDSEPQTGPYPYFTMIIKELKMEGFLITRWQHKHPETLRRLLAWVKEGKLQCREHVTKGFENMPAAFMGMLQGENIGKAVVAV; from the exons ATGGTGAAAGCTAAGTCGTGGGTCATGGCTAAGCATTTTGACGGCTTCCCAAAGAAAAGCGACTTTGGGCTGAAGGTGGAGGAATTCCCTGAGCCCAAAGATGGAG AGGTGCTACTGGAAGCGGTGTTTCTCAGTGTTGACCCGTACATGAG GCCATTCAGCAAAATCAGCATGAAGGAGGGAGATGTGATGATTGGAAGTCAAGTGGCCAA aGTCATCCAGAGTAAACATCCAGAATTCCCTGTGGGAAGCCACGTTGTGAGTAACAGTGGGTGGAGAACCCACACACTCAGTGATGGGACCGGCCTCACTCCCATCCTGCCCGAGTGGCCTAAAGATATGTCCTTGTCTCTGGCTCTGGGTGCCATCGGGATGCCCGG aCTGACGGCTGTTTATGGGATAGAGGAAGTGTTGGGACTCCAGAAGGGTGAGACCCTGCTGGTGAACGCTGCAGCTGGAGCGGTGGGCTCCGTGGTGGGACAGATCGCCAAGATCAAGGGCTGTAAGGTGGTGGGCTCGGCGGGCTCTGATGCCAAAGTGGCTTACCTCAAAGAGCTGGGATTTGATGAGGTCTTCAACTACAAAACTGTGGGTTCCCTGGAGGAGGCTCTGAGGAAGGCTTCACCTGAAGGATACGATTGCTTCTTTGAAAAC GTGGGAGGCCCGTCTTCATTCGTTGCCCTGCAGCAGATGAAGAACTTTGGAAGAATCGCTGTGTGTGGAAGTATCTCCACCTACAATGACAGTGAACCCCAGACAG GGCCGTACCCCTATTTCACTATGATCATCAAGGAACTGAAGATGGAGGGCTTCTTGATAACCAGGTGGCAGCACAAGCACCCTGAAACCCTTAGGAGACTCTTGGCGTGGGTGAAAGAG GGCAAACTGCAGTGTCGGGAGCACGTCACAAAAGGCTTTGAAAACATGCCGGCTGCTTTTATGGGGATGCTGCAGGGAGAAAACATCGGCAAGGCCGTTGTCGCAGTCTGA